Proteins found in one Columba livia isolate bColLiv1 breed racing homer chromosome 11, bColLiv1.pat.W.v2, whole genome shotgun sequence genomic segment:
- the SYNM gene encoding synemin isoform X2: MSITDYLKDYQELLQVKAGLILEIETYRALLEGESNQWIITWRDQYMGKLPQDIINTSYNYTDIYSTYEERNRNKALPALRITDTRHRLPVTNTRSSAHYSAQSTQAGSQTSASGRAFGRDVLGSISRPSTVTKDERIVTDHKELRTFTPAYSGWKSTEMQQKTIPERKKTEVTTSSTISFSKESARVESSDKDHKADTKPGISENIRTKPSFTKFPTYELHINSKPSKYEETITETQTTLKERGSKPTEEKKSLLKEKDKLEKQTKEEKNKTDEKSFLEERSVDFGRRSEQKKYVREEVIHQSDISNARNWKSESTKKDTNVTLESKSKEAIEIPISLEMPAPDKESQSNKEIRLQASKTSLGRETHDHVTKPAEVHKVSISEAESSLKDEERISDRSHKIGTLSTENMAENIVADILKSFTQSSGSEISTDTKVTYFSKKEQPDDGKMKTKITVQSQVQENIDISHGAGSGDLSNQDVRKRVRDGIEGTPSKEEIEDIVHHGLKRNEGRKNMSVNVEIVEEPLDYAADERTDFSTPFEVEEVEDTFPERERRYGDEEEEHVTFTYEDVKKKKQRHETFTHVEEVTEEDDSPIEQKYFVSVPDDHPATNKKDDDSVYGQIHIEEESTIKYSWQDEFLQGTQSKRGEAVSSPEETYQVVGEEASAHILKEHPEAETSHVESVVIEKEIKIPPEFQSSIKGLLSKETKDPKHQLKEALAQLEGSLPESVKEELSALTKESQADSSTVEFDIKKVDKTEEGGSVTIVAEVNLSQTLNTDEFDVAQLGEEIASEKEKATLHSLKKESSERVVDGKSNIEINVSSRSDRYTPLADEEIYNSSTIRRSGGTGYHTTEKVIYDSSVLETADFGEVSHSSQSTDEGTSVRRIKVGPAEVQRFEQVVYEGPGSETLELSATEDLVRTEGSSEFSRSVKHFKQGPKEIQTLEEIIYTGPITTTVEEADSGNLSQRFSTDFNRSTRRVTVGSRQVTEEVSFEGSASDSLELNSNLSQTEGSADVSRSVRHFRLSPKEMHTEQVIFEGPISGKVEVSDARDFSQTESSVRHIQLGPQEFMTAEKIIYQGPVSERTEIRELEDQTLSESSIKHVRVGQVGVKTTEQIIYQGHLSENKGSSDNDGSFRHIKISPVEAHAEQRIFTRPISEKLENLSQTEESSESSRSVKHIKVGSKETSFTFQMDVSNMGGASTVKSGEQQATMLVSNKQDPSASQSQVVVESNRVVENENERGYVLSSFSQDRGEKVVEKSFFDKTVQLQRMVDQRSVISDEKKVALLYLDHEEEDEEDNDGQWF, from the exons ATGTCAATCACAGATTACCTGAAGGACTACCAAGAACTACTGCAGGTGAAAGCCGGGCTCATCCTTGAAATTGAAACCTACAG AGCTTTATTAGAAGGGGAGAGCAACCAGTGGATTATTACATGGAGAGATCAGTATATGGGGAAATTGCCTCAAg ATATTATAAACACTTCCTATAACTACACTGATATTTACTCTacttatgaagaaagaaatagaaataaagctTTGCCAGCTCTCAGGATCACTGACACAAGGCATAGATTACCCGTGACAAATACGCGCAGTTCTGCACATTATTCAGCTCAATCAACACAGGCTGGATCACAGACATCAGCCAGTGGAAGAGCTTTTGGAAGAGATGTGCTTGGTTCTATATCTCGCCCTTCAACTGTTACGAAGGATGAAAGGATTGTGACAGAccacaaagaattaagaacatTTACTCCAGCTTACAGTGGCTGgaaaagcactgaaatgcagcagaagacaattccagaaagaaagaaaacagaagttacaaCTTCATCCACAATATCATTTTCAAAAGAATCGGCACGTGTTGAGAGTTCAGACAAGGACCACAAGGCTGACACGAAGCCAGggatttctgaaaatataagaacaaaaccaagctTCACTAAATTTCCGACTTACGAGCTGCATATCAATTCAAAACCATCCAAGTATGAAGAAACTATAACTGAAACTCAGACCACACTAAAAGAAAGAGGCAGCAAACcaactgaagagaaaaagtctctgctgaaagaaaaagataagctagagaaacaaacaaaagaggagaaaaataaaacagatgagAAATCTTTTTTAGAAGAACGAAGTGTTGATTTTGGAAGGAGGAGTGAGCAGAAAAAATATGTCCGGGAGGAAGTTATTCACCAGAGCGATATTTCTAATGCAAGAAACTGGAAAAGCGAATCAACCAAAAAAGATACAAATGTGACCTTAGAATCAAAAAGCAAAGAAGCCATTGAGATACCTATCAGTCTTGAAATGCCTGCTCCTGACAAGGAATCTcagagtaataaagaaatacGGTTACAAGCTTCTAAAACTTCCTTAGGAAGAGAAACACATGACCACGTAACTAAGCCTGCTGAAGTTCACAAAGTGAGTATTTCAGAAGCAGAATCCAGCCTGAAAGATGAAGAGAGAATCAGTGACAGAAGTCATAAAATTGGAACTCTGTCAACTGAAAATATGGCAGAGAATATTGTTGCTGACATTCTTAAAAGTTTTACGCAGTCTTCTGGCTCAGAAATATCAACAGACACAAAAGTGACCTAttttagtaagaaagaacaaccAGATGATGGGAAAATGAAGACTAAGATCACAGTGCAATCTCAAGTTCAAGAAAACATAGATATTTCTCATGGCGCTGGCTCAGGAGATCTATCAAACCAGGACGTCAGAAAAAGGGTTCGAGATGGTATTGAAGGAACTCCTTCCAAAGAGGAGATAGAAGATATAGTCCATCATGGCCTGAAACGAAATGAGGGCAGGAAGAACATGTCTGTAAATGTTGAGATTGTAGAGGAGCCACTAGATTATGCTGCTGATGAAAGGACTGATTTTTCAACACCTTTTGAAGTGGAGGAAGTGGAAGATACATTCCCTGAGAGAGAGCGGCGTTATGGTGACGAAGAGGAAGAACATGTAACCTTCACATATGAAGAcgttaaaaagaagaaacaacgcCATGAGACTTTCACTCATGTGGAAGAAGTAACTGAGGAAGATGACTCACCTattgaacaaaaatattttgtatctgTTCCCGATGATCATCCTGCTACCAATAAAAAAGACGATGACTCAGTGTATGGGCAAATTCATATAGAAGAAGAATCAACTATTAAATATTCTTGGCAAGATGAATTTTTGCAAGGCACCCAAAGTAAGAGAGGTGAAGCTGTAAGCTCTCCAGAAGAAACATATCAAGTGGTAGGGGAGGAAGCAAGTGCCcatattttaaaagagcatCCTGAAGCTGAAACATCCCATGTTGAATCTGTTGTTAttgaaaaagagattaaaattcCCCCCGAATTTCAGAGTTCCATAAAAGGGCTTTTATCAAAGGAAACGAAGGACCCTAAACATCAATTGAAGGAAGCACTGGCGCAGTTGGAGGGCAGTCTCCCAGAAAGTGTGAAAGAGGAGCTGTCTGCATTAACAAAAGAAAGTCAAGCTGACTCTAGTACTGTAGAATTTGATATCAAAAAAGTTGATAAAACAGAGGAGGGTGGCTCGGTGACAATCGTTGCTGAAGTCAATCTGTCACAGACTCTTAATACTGATGAATTCGATGTAGCTCAGCTTGGTGAAGAAATTGCAAGTGAGAAGGAGAAGGCAACATTGCACTCTCTGAAAAAAGAGAGCTCAGAGAGAGTCGTTGATGGTAAAAGCAAcatagaaataaatgtttcttcccGCAGTGATAGATACACTCCCTTGGCTGATGAAGAAATTTATAACTCATCCACAATAAGGAGGAGTGGTGGTACAGGCTATCATACTactgaaaaagttatttatgaCAGTTCGGTTTTGGAAACTGCAGATTTTGGAGAAGTCTCTCACTCATCACAGTCAACTGATGAGGGTACATCCGTAAGGCGAATCAAGGTTGGTCCAGCAGAAGTCCAGAGATTTGAGCAGGTCGTATATGAAGGGCCTGGTTCTGAAACGCTGGAACTCAGTGCTACAGAAGATCTTGTTCGGACAGAAGGATCATCAGAGTTTAGCCGATCTGTGAAGCATTTTAAACAGGGTCCTAAAGAAATCCAAacattagaagaaataatttatacagGCCCTATTACTACAACTGTAGAAGAGGCTGATTCTGGAAATCTTTCCCAGAGGTTTTCAACAGACTTCAACAGGTCCACAAGACGTGTCACGGTAGGATCAAGGCAAGTGACTGAAGAAGTCTCTTTTGAAGGGTCTGCTTCGGACTCTCTGGAGCTCAACAGTAACCTCTCTCAGACAGAAGGGTCTGCGGATGTCAGCAGATCTGTACGGCACTTCAGATTAAGTCCAAAAGAGATGCACACTGAGCAAGTTATCTTTGAAGGACCCATCTCTGGTAAAGTGGAGGTCAGCGACGCTAGAGACTTCTCACAGACAGAAAGTTCTGTCAGACACATTCAGTTGGGTCCCCAAGAGTTTatgacagctgaaaaaataatctacCAGGGGCCTGTCTCTGAGCGCACAGAAATCCGTGAACTGGAAGACCAGACCCTTTCAGAAAGCTCAATAAAGCATGTTAGAGTCGGTCAAGTGGGAGTTAAAACCACTGAACAAATTATATatcagggacatctttcagAGAATAAAGGAAGCTCGGATAACGATGGATCTTTCAGGCACATTAAAATAAGTCCTGTAGAAGCTCATGCTGAGCAAAGAATCTTTACAAGACCTATTTCTGAAAAGCTGGAAAATCTTTCACAAACAGAAGAGTCATCtgagagcagcaggtctgtaaAGCATATTAAAGTAGGATCCAAGGAAACATCTTTTACTTTTCAAATGGATGTTTCCAATATGGGTGGTGCATCCACAGTAAAAAGTGGAGAACAGCAAGCAACGATGCTCGTATCCAACAAGCAAGACCCTTCTGCTAGTCAGTCACAGGTTGTAGTTGAAAGCAACCGGGTTGTAGAAAACGAAAATGAGAGAGGTTATGTTCTCTCCAGTTTTTCTCAAGATCGTGGTGAAAAGGTAGTGGAAAAATCATTTTTTGATAAAACTGTACAGTTGCAAAGAATGGTAGACCAAAGGTCAGTTATTTCTGATGAAAAGAAAGTCGCTCTTCTCTATCTGGACcatgaggaggaagatgaagaagatAATGATGGACAGTGGTTCTGA